In a single window of the Agrobacterium vitis genome:
- the bcp gene encoding thioredoxin-dependent thiol peroxidase, translated as MAELSIGDMAPDFTLPRDGGGTVNLSSFKGKQVVVYFYPKDDTSGCTVEATSFTSLIPEFESSGAVIIGISPDTVKSHDKFVAKHGLAVMLGSDEEKTTLEAYGVWKEKSMYGKTYMGVERSTFLIDADGRIAGVWRKVKVPGHAEAVLQAVKDKAT; from the coding sequence ATGGCGGAATTGTCGATTGGGGACATGGCTCCGGATTTTACGCTACCACGCGATGGCGGCGGCACCGTGAACCTCTCCTCCTTCAAGGGCAAGCAAGTGGTCGTCTATTTCTATCCCAAGGACGATACCAGCGGCTGCACCGTAGAAGCTACATCCTTCACTTCCCTGATACCGGAATTCGAGAGTTCCGGTGCTGTTATCATCGGCATTTCCCCAGACACGGTGAAAAGCCACGATAAATTCGTCGCCAAACACGGCCTTGCCGTCATGCTCGGCTCGGACGAAGAGAAGACCACGCTGGAAGCCTACGGCGTGTGGAAGGAAAAAAGCATGTATGGCAAGACCTATATGGGGGTCGAGCGCAGCACCTTCCTGATCGATGCCGATGGCCGGATCGCAGGCGTCTGGCGCAAGGTGAAAGTGCCTGGTCACGCTGAGGCGGTGCTGCAAGCCGTAAAAGACAAGGCCACTTAG